Proteins from a genomic interval of Symmachiella macrocystis:
- a CDS encoding Uma2 family endonuclease, with translation MATATPANTTTFPEDWTVADLQKHLGGIPAERIRVSPPLGQATEADLIRANDRKQGICELIDYVLVEKPMGSFESELAALIIFYLHDYLRNSNLGIVLGEAGQLRILPDQIRVPDVAFIAWDSFPDRRRPTGAVYGIPPDLAVEVLSPGNTKAEMDRKLRDYFKAGTQLVWYLDPKARHMRVYTSVDDVETIDESGTVGGGEVLPGFSMSLKELFERAERDAPEQS, from the coding sequence ATGGCCACCGCAACCCCAGCGAACACGACGACTTTCCCCGAGGACTGGACCGTCGCTGATTTGCAGAAGCACTTAGGCGGAATCCCTGCGGAACGTATCCGCGTTAGCCCCCCGCTCGGACAAGCCACCGAAGCGGACTTGATTCGTGCCAATGATCGCAAGCAAGGCATCTGCGAACTGATCGACTATGTGCTCGTGGAGAAACCGATGGGAAGCTTTGAATCGGAGTTGGCTGCTTTGATCATTTTTTATCTGCATGATTACTTGCGAAATAGTAATCTCGGCATTGTCTTGGGCGAAGCCGGACAGTTGCGCATTTTGCCGGATCAAATACGCGTCCCCGACGTGGCCTTCATTGCCTGGGACAGTTTTCCTGATCGACGACGTCCAACTGGTGCAGTTTACGGAATCCCTCCCGACCTAGCAGTTGAGGTTCTCTCCCCAGGAAACACCAAGGCCGAGATGGATCGCAAATTACGCGACTACTTCAAAGCGGGCACGCAACTCGTCTGGTATCTCGACCCCAAAGCACGTCACATGCGGGTCTATACCTCTGTTGATGATGTCGAGACAATTGATGAATCGGGCACGGTCGGCGGTGGGGAGGTGCTGCCCGGATTTTCTATGTCGCTAAAGGAACTGTTCGAACGGGCCGAACGGGATGCTCCCGAGCAATCCTGA
- a CDS encoding MFS transporter, translating into MKPSDNLDAVTRAVLWNSMLWTAGNALTSGGFLSYFASELDASPIVLAVLMATPETVGIMALAGRPIIRWLGDRKRTWFVCSLISRGALCGIPLLAIPTLRPTGIDPVWIMIGCLAVAQAAQAVAFVAYFSWLSDLVPGRRWGRFFALRQIATLVVLLVVPVAAGYARGYWRSNYSDQQALWALMGTMLLGIALLLLSLGPMLRIRSIPVQEAAADLAYQRQGVKGGSVTLRGIIQTLADRPFRRLCFYSWWLAFWSGLTQVVIFKFLYGPLAISLGTYYLLSSVMKLVQIPISWKTGVIADRLGNKTALILGVLATAVAMLFFCLAGIAQWWWVFGAYVMWGGWGAVNIAAPNLMLKLSPPSDNAANIALFRHVAGLIAGVSGMLGGFLFAKLAEQGTLAMGWNFTADPYQVLFLISFVGRALTVFWILPLREPAANFRVDVEEIAPNVDNPG; encoded by the coding sequence GTGAAGCCCAGCGACAACCTCGATGCCGTCACTCGCGCGGTGCTGTGGAATTCGATGTTGTGGACGGCCGGCAATGCGCTGACCTCGGGCGGGTTTTTGAGCTACTTCGCCTCGGAATTAGACGCCAGCCCGATTGTTTTGGCCGTGCTGATGGCAACGCCCGAAACGGTCGGCATCATGGCGCTCGCCGGGCGGCCAATTATTCGTTGGTTGGGCGACCGTAAACGGACGTGGTTTGTCTGTTCCTTGATTTCGCGCGGGGCGCTGTGTGGAATTCCCTTGCTAGCCATCCCCACGCTCAGGCCGACTGGCATTGATCCCGTGTGGATCATGATCGGCTGCCTGGCCGTTGCTCAAGCGGCCCAGGCGGTTGCATTTGTCGCTTACTTTTCGTGGTTGTCCGATTTAGTACCCGGTCGTCGCTGGGGACGGTTTTTTGCGTTGCGGCAAATTGCGACCTTGGTGGTGTTGTTGGTTGTGCCGGTCGCCGCTGGTTATGCGCGTGGATATTGGCGCAGCAATTATTCCGATCAACAAGCCCTGTGGGCCTTGATGGGGACCATGCTCCTCGGCATCGCGTTGCTCTTGTTGTCGCTAGGGCCCATGCTCCGCATCCGCTCGATTCCCGTGCAGGAAGCCGCAGCGGACTTGGCCTACCAGCGGCAGGGCGTGAAAGGCGGATCGGTGACGTTGCGGGGAATTATCCAGACGCTCGCGGATCGGCCGTTTCGTCGGCTTTGTTTTTATAGTTGGTGGTTGGCATTTTGGTCCGGGCTGACGCAGGTGGTCATCTTCAAATTTTTGTATGGACCGTTGGCGATTTCGCTCGGCACCTATTATCTGCTCTCCAGCGTGATGAAGTTGGTGCAAATTCCGATCTCTTGGAAGACGGGAGTCATCGCCGACCGGTTAGGCAACAAGACGGCCCTGATCCTGGGCGTGCTGGCAACGGCTGTGGCGATGCTGTTTTTCTGTCTGGCGGGGATCGCGCAGTGGTGGTGGGTTTTCGGAGCCTATGTGATGTGGGGCGGTTGGGGAGCCGTGAATATCGCAGCGCCCAATTTGATGCTCAAGCTTTCGCCTCCCAGCGACAATGCCGCCAACATCGCCTTATTTCGGCATGTGGCGGGGTTGATTGCGGGTGTGAGCGGAATGTTGGGTGGATTTTTGTTCGCCAAATTGGCCGAGCAGGGGACTCTTGCGATGGGATGGAATTTCACGGCGGATCCTTATCAAGTGTTGTTTCTCATTTCGTTCGTGGGACGTGCTTTGACGGTGTTTTGGATTCTTCCACTCCGAGAACCGGCTGCGAATTTCAGGGTCGACGTTGAAGAGATAGCTCCGAACGTCGATAATCCCGGCTAA
- a CDS encoding glycine cleavage system protein H: MSDDLIFMMGSYEARFPNDRNYVESHLWFQPQGEVYRVGFTAYSVRLLQDVYFLDWMIDADTVVRKKQEVGEVESSKALSTLYAPADGRLVAFNDAVLDDPSLINTDNYGAGWLFEFATEAPTLAPAEYIELLEAGWEATQRIIKGQMND, translated from the coding sequence ATGTCCGATGATTTGATTTTTATGATGGGAAGTTACGAAGCTCGGTTTCCCAACGACCGCAATTACGTGGAAAGCCACCTGTGGTTTCAGCCCCAGGGTGAGGTGTACCGCGTCGGATTCACCGCCTATTCCGTACGGCTGTTGCAAGACGTTTATTTTTTGGATTGGATGATCGATGCGGATACCGTTGTTCGCAAAAAGCAAGAAGTGGGCGAGGTGGAGAGTTCCAAAGCGCTGTCCACCCTCTACGCCCCCGCTGACGGACGTCTCGTGGCATTTAACGACGCGGTGTTGGATGATCCGTCGTTGATCAACACCGACAATTATGGAGCGGGCTGGTTATTCGAATTTGCGACCGAAGCCCCCACGCTGGCGCCGGCGGAGTACATCGAATTGCTCGAAGCAGGATGGGAAGCGACGCAGCGGATCATCAAGGGGCAAATGAACGATTAA
- a CDS encoding ATP-binding protein, whose product MAGQRITVVISQAQSKNPQLRALEEDIATQLMLDGKVEVSLVPHLYDLTTDHPGMLFLKSVPGDLIVLSWLYPRASRWILDRNGISGQEGKSELKSEEEEEVDEEELQPSANAIGARDVPNRKIYTIDLRARDQAADFLGEIQRIANSASVQTVELLDWIGGTPRPDQMQQYLNPQKNENGNGQPVNGNGNGHSPADSNGHRPIDLESGPVKRRWYPVIDYSRCTNCMECIDFCLFGVYGVDGAERILVEQQDNCKKGCPACSRVCPENAIIFPGHKTPAIAGSEEGGIGNLKIDLSKLFGAPSAMELAAQERDTELVADGRDAVGMTVGIPKRQDSQPQKRDQLDDLIDGLDDLDF is encoded by the coding sequence ATGGCAGGTCAGCGGATTACGGTGGTTATCTCCCAGGCTCAAAGCAAAAATCCCCAGCTGCGGGCCTTGGAAGAAGATATCGCCACGCAACTCATGCTTGACGGCAAAGTGGAGGTGTCGCTGGTTCCTCATCTGTACGATCTGACCACCGATCATCCCGGCATGCTGTTCCTCAAATCGGTCCCCGGCGATCTGATCGTGCTCTCCTGGCTATACCCCCGTGCCTCGCGGTGGATTCTGGATCGTAACGGCATCAGCGGGCAAGAGGGCAAAAGCGAGTTGAAGTCCGAGGAGGAAGAAGAGGTTGACGAGGAAGAATTGCAGCCGTCAGCCAATGCCATCGGCGCGCGAGATGTTCCCAACCGAAAAATCTATACAATCGATCTCCGCGCCCGGGATCAAGCGGCCGATTTTCTGGGCGAGATCCAGCGGATCGCCAACAGCGCTTCCGTACAAACCGTTGAGTTGCTGGACTGGATCGGCGGCACGCCCCGTCCGGACCAAATGCAGCAATACTTGAATCCGCAAAAAAATGAAAACGGCAATGGGCAACCGGTCAACGGAAATGGGAATGGCCACAGTCCGGCTGACAGCAATGGTCACCGTCCCATTGATCTCGAAAGCGGTCCGGTCAAACGTCGCTGGTATCCGGTGATCGATTATAGCCGCTGCACAAATTGCATGGAGTGCATCGACTTCTGTCTGTTTGGGGTGTATGGCGTCGATGGGGCGGAGCGAATTTTGGTCGAGCAACAGGACAACTGTAAAAAAGGTTGCCCTGCCTGCAGTCGTGTTTGCCCCGAAAATGCCATCATCTTCCCGGGCCATAAAACCCCCGCGATTGCCGGTTCGGAGGAAGGGGGCATTGGGAATCTCAAGATCGACCTTTCCAAACTATTCGGCGCTCCGTCAGCCATGGAATTGGCGGCGCAGGAACGCGATACCGAATTGGTTGCAGATGGCCGAGATGCGGTGGGCATGACCGTCGGCATTCCCAAACGTCAAGATTCCCAGCCGCAAAAGCGCGACCAACTCGATGACCTGATTGACGGTCTCGACGATCTCGATTTTTAA
- a CDS encoding prenyltransferase/squalene oxidase repeat-containing protein codes for MFAHPSLTLERIEGCYQTAAGRLLSERNAAGHWEGELSTSALSTATAVMALQIVQKHSTPSTQDDQNLIDDGLQWLVDHQNDDGGWGDTVQSLSNISTTMLAHAVFHATGTVESFSKTVTAAHAYIDTAGGVPAVIARYGKDKTFSVPILTHCALAGLVDWSEVSALPFELACIPPQFYKTIRLPVVSYALPALIAIGQVRFQHRKPWFLPLRWLRQAAIGRSLRLLEKIQPTSGGFLEAAPLTSFVTMSLAGCGLTDHAVVRQGVKFLRDSVRPDGSWPIDTNLATWTTTLSVNALQDDLAVADQSAIRDWLLQQQYREVHPYTNADPGGWAWTDLSGGVPDADDTPGAILALLKLRKEETIPADEAEALAAAVNWLLDLQNRDGGWPTFCRGWGALPFDRSAADLTAHAIRALLAWKSRQPEAEPTLLSRSAQAIQQGFAYLSKVQRADGSWLPLWFGNQFSPDDENPVYGTARVLAAYAAAGRYDAPEALQGLQCIKSVQNSDGGWGGNAGISSSVEETALAVEAILAETEISPAAGRGVGWLVSCVEQNEFARTTPIGFYFAKLWYFERLYPIIFTVAALGCARAKSSQMTRDETFPAETPLHSSHSD; via the coding sequence GTGTTTGCACACCCCTCCCTCACTCTCGAACGCATCGAAGGCTGTTATCAAACGGCGGCGGGGAGACTGTTGTCCGAGCGCAATGCCGCCGGACATTGGGAAGGAGAGTTGTCGACGTCGGCACTCTCAACTGCAACGGCGGTCATGGCGCTGCAAATAGTGCAGAAACACAGCACACCGTCGACGCAGGACGATCAAAATTTGATTGATGACGGGCTGCAATGGTTGGTGGATCACCAAAACGATGACGGCGGGTGGGGCGATACGGTTCAAAGTCTCAGCAATATTTCCACCACGATGTTGGCCCACGCGGTGTTTCACGCAACCGGTACGGTTGAATCGTTTTCCAAGACCGTAACCGCTGCCCACGCTTACATAGACACCGCCGGCGGAGTCCCAGCGGTCATTGCGCGTTATGGAAAAGACAAGACATTTTCGGTCCCGATTTTGACACACTGCGCGCTGGCCGGGTTGGTCGATTGGAGTGAAGTCTCCGCACTGCCGTTTGAATTGGCCTGTATCCCGCCGCAATTTTATAAAACCATACGCCTGCCGGTCGTTAGCTATGCGTTGCCGGCGTTGATTGCGATTGGACAAGTTAGATTTCAGCATCGCAAACCGTGGTTTTTACCGTTGCGCTGGTTGCGGCAAGCAGCGATTGGGCGGAGTCTGCGGTTGCTAGAGAAAATCCAACCGACCAGCGGCGGATTTCTCGAAGCGGCGCCGCTGACGAGTTTCGTCACCATGAGTTTGGCGGGTTGCGGGTTGACTGATCATGCGGTGGTGCGACAAGGGGTGAAGTTTTTGCGCGACTCGGTTCGCCCTGACGGCAGTTGGCCGATCGATACGAATCTTGCGACATGGACCACGACGTTGTCGGTGAACGCTTTGCAAGACGATCTGGCTGTTGCGGACCAATCAGCAATTCGCGATTGGCTGTTGCAGCAGCAATATCGCGAGGTGCATCCCTACACCAACGCCGATCCGGGCGGATGGGCGTGGACCGATTTATCGGGTGGCGTGCCGGATGCGGATGACACGCCCGGGGCAATTTTAGCGCTACTCAAATTGCGCAAAGAGGAAACGATTCCCGCCGACGAAGCCGAGGCACTTGCGGCTGCAGTGAATTGGTTGTTGGATCTGCAAAATCGCGACGGTGGCTGGCCCACGTTTTGCCGCGGTTGGGGCGCCTTGCCGTTCGACCGCAGCGCCGCGGATTTGACAGCACACGCGATTCGGGCATTGCTCGCCTGGAAGTCACGGCAACCGGAGGCGGAGCCAACGTTGTTGTCACGGTCCGCTCAGGCTATCCAGCAGGGGTTTGCCTACTTGAGCAAAGTCCAGCGGGCTGATGGCTCCTGGCTGCCGCTGTGGTTTGGCAATCAGTTTTCACCGGATGATGAAAATCCGGTCTACGGCACGGCACGGGTTTTGGCTGCATACGCCGCGGCCGGTCGTTACGACGCGCCTGAGGCACTCCAAGGCCTGCAATGTATCAAGTCGGTGCAAAATTCCGACGGGGGTTGGGGCGGCAATGCCGGTATTTCCTCAAGTGTCGAGGAAACAGCGCTGGCGGTTGAAGCAATATTGGCGGAAACGGAGATATCCCCTGCCGCTGGTCGCGGGGTGGGCTGGCTGGTAAGCTGTGTAGAGCAAAATGAGTTCGCTCGCACGACCCCGATTGGTTTTTATTTCGCCAAATTGTGGTATTTTGAAAGGTTATATCCGATAATCTTCACCGTAGCCGCCCTGGGCTGCGCGCGGGCGAAATCTAGCCAGATGACTCGCGACGAGACGTTCCCTGCCGAAACTCCGTTACATAGTTCGCATTCAGATTGA
- a CDS encoding polyprenyl synthetase family protein, translating into MRDDAERFVERLDKSKPFNKGELEAYGHELLKEINQPEKFLGFVMVLIGNFYWKRQFLALPFDRRLLLLPHCLKHAEGCPADYDEFGLDCEKCGACSIADYKVRAEQLGYKVLVAEGSPIVLKIIVSGHVDGILGVACLNVLEKAIDKVLVAGVPSYAVPLHTGDCKNTTLDESWIWDCLEKYEPLPEPQTNGYIPLMRASNRMFEEQFDELVPPIRSTGASSDVDSPLASTEAISYDWLAHGGKRLRPFITLAAYDAVSGSSGLAAGFGDDIEIPVAVRRGAIAIEAFHKASLAHDDIEDDDLYRYGQETLHRRYGTGMAINVGDYLIGLGYRLVSRGAAELGGDVVADVLDSMAKAHIKLCDGQGAEMRWQANGEIDLTPIDALKIYALKTSPAFEAALFAGLRMGGAIDEYREMIPAFCRHLGVGFQILNDLKDWQGDDDNKLIAGQDALSLRPTLLLAMALEAADAQQRSELEEILTGEGDGGFRLGRLRRIYDECGVFEKANALIEKSRARAEALADDVQPDALRQLLYFMVDTVLAEESSQTSPATSVLAPLPILGTVGA; encoded by the coding sequence ATGCGCGACGATGCCGAGCGCTTCGTGGAGCGTCTCGACAAAAGCAAGCCGTTCAATAAAGGCGAGTTGGAGGCCTACGGTCACGAACTGCTCAAAGAGATCAATCAGCCGGAAAAATTCCTCGGCTTCGTCATGGTGCTCATTGGCAATTTCTACTGGAAACGCCAATTCCTAGCCTTACCATTCGACCGCCGTTTGTTGTTGCTGCCGCACTGTTTGAAACACGCCGAAGGCTGTCCGGCCGACTACGACGAATTCGGTCTCGATTGCGAAAAATGCGGCGCCTGCTCGATCGCTGATTATAAAGTCCGCGCCGAACAACTGGGCTATAAGGTCCTGGTTGCTGAAGGGTCGCCGATTGTTCTGAAGATTATTGTCTCGGGCCATGTCGACGGTATCTTGGGAGTCGCTTGTCTCAACGTGTTGGAAAAGGCGATCGACAAAGTTCTGGTCGCCGGCGTCCCCTCGTATGCGGTGCCGCTGCATACGGGAGATTGCAAAAACACCACGCTGGATGAATCGTGGATCTGGGACTGTTTGGAAAAATACGAACCGCTCCCCGAACCGCAGACCAACGGTTATATCCCGTTGATGCGGGCCTCGAATCGCATGTTTGAGGAACAGTTCGACGAGTTGGTTCCGCCGATTCGCAGTACGGGGGCCTCAAGCGATGTCGATTCCCCATTGGCCTCAACCGAAGCCATTTCCTACGACTGGCTGGCGCACGGCGGAAAACGTTTGCGGCCCTTCATCACACTTGCCGCTTATGATGCGGTGAGTGGCAGCAGCGGATTGGCGGCGGGATTCGGCGATGACATCGAAATTCCAGTCGCGGTTCGCCGCGGCGCGATTGCTATCGAAGCCTTCCACAAAGCTTCGTTGGCACATGATGACATCGAAGATGACGACCTTTACCGTTACGGCCAAGAGACATTGCATCGCCGTTACGGCACAGGCATGGCGATCAACGTGGGCGATTATTTGATCGGCCTGGGTTACCGACTGGTGAGCCGTGGAGCTGCGGAATTGGGTGGCGATGTGGTTGCCGATGTGTTGGACAGCATGGCCAAAGCACATATCAAATTGTGCGATGGTCAAGGCGCCGAGATGCGGTGGCAAGCCAATGGTGAAATCGACCTCACACCGATTGATGCCCTCAAAATCTATGCCCTCAAAACATCCCCTGCATTCGAGGCGGCACTGTTTGCCGGTCTGCGGATGGGGGGCGCGATCGACGAATATCGCGAAATGATTCCCGCATTTTGCCGACACCTGGGAGTGGGTTTCCAGATTCTCAACGACCTGAAAGACTGGCAGGGCGACGACGACAACAAGTTGATCGCCGGTCAAGACGCACTTTCGCTACGACCGACGTTGTTGTTGGCCATGGCGCTCGAAGCGGCCGATGCCCAGCAGCGCAGCGAACTAGAGGAGATCCTCACCGGAGAGGGTGACGGCGGATTTCGTTTGGGCCGCTTGCGGCGGATTTACGACGAGTGCGGCGTATTCGAAAAAGCCAACGCCTTGATCGAAAAATCCCGCGCACGCGCCGAAGCATTGGCCGACGACGTACAACCCGACGCGCTGCGGCAATTGTTGTATTTCATGGTCGACACGGTTCTCGCCGAGGAATCCTCGCAGACATCTCCCGCCACGTCGGTCCTTGCTCCCCTGCCGATTCTGGGAACTGTCGGAGCCTAA
- a CDS encoding prenyltransferase/squalene oxidase repeat-containing protein — MPAEPYLLELGNRLSAGLAGLDPQRRERHRRFILAQQTADGGFCGRETPEELRDPGDEDAPRESDLYYSAFAVRSLAVMGAITADDCRPIAGYLKSIDPFGGSVIDIVSWLYCALIVQTTAGIDVLAEHDPDWPVHLAEFLESFRTEDGGYAKTHEGAAGSTYHTFLIALCYELIGRTIPHPDRLVQFIYDRQREDGGFVEIGPMKRSGTNPTAAAVAVLRMYNAFDDEFHQDVRAFLREVRGDEGGFQANTRIPFSDSLSTFTGLLTCQDLGIDNVVKPHTVERFINALEFPDGGFRGAGWDEQADVEYTFYALGVLGLLGTGDKPS; from the coding sequence ATGCCTGCGGAACCCTATCTTCTCGAACTTGGCAATCGCCTCAGTGCTGGATTGGCTGGACTGGATCCGCAGAGGCGCGAACGGCATCGCCGATTTATTCTGGCGCAGCAAACCGCTGATGGCGGGTTTTGCGGACGGGAGACGCCCGAGGAACTGCGCGATCCGGGTGACGAGGACGCTCCCCGTGAATCGGACCTCTATTACTCTGCCTTTGCGGTGCGTAGCCTGGCGGTGATGGGGGCGATCACTGCTGACGACTGCCGGCCGATTGCCGGATATTTGAAAAGTATCGATCCGTTTGGTGGGTCGGTAATCGATATCGTCAGTTGGTTGTACTGCGCATTGATTGTACAAACGACCGCCGGCATCGACGTACTGGCCGAGCACGATCCGGACTGGCCCGTGCATTTGGCTGAGTTTCTAGAAAGCTTTCGCACCGAAGACGGTGGATACGCCAAAACCCATGAAGGGGCCGCTGGCAGTACCTATCACACGTTTTTGATCGCGCTGTGCTATGAATTGATCGGCCGCACGATTCCCCATCCCGATCGGTTGGTGCAATTCATCTATGATCGGCAGCGGGAGGATGGTGGGTTTGTTGAAATCGGTCCCATGAAACGCAGCGGCACCAACCCGACCGCAGCTGCCGTGGCCGTCTTGCGGATGTACAACGCCTTTGATGATGAATTCCACCAAGATGTCCGCGCGTTTTTACGTGAAGTCCGCGGCGACGAGGGAGGTTTTCAGGCCAACACCCGTATCCCATTTTCTGATTCGCTGTCGACCTTTACCGGACTGCTGACTTGTCAGGATTTGGGCATCGACAACGTGGTCAAACCGCACACCGTCGAGCGATTTATCAATGCGTTGGAGTTTCCCGACGGCGGTTTTCGCGGCGCTGGTTGGGATGAACAGGCGGACGTGGAATATACCTTTTATGCATTGGGTGTCTTGGGTTTGCTTGGCACCGGTGACAAGCCATCGTAG
- a CDS encoding MOSC domain-containing protein codes for MSPRIESIQIGRPQQFDGEGESAKPWTSAIIKMNVLGPVFVSRTNLTGDEQADSKHHGGPDKAVLAYAASHYPTWNSEIEDVEFPAGGFGENLTVSGIDESCCCIGDTFRVGQCLLQVSQPRQPCWKLSKRWNVPNLSVLVQKTGRTGWYLRVLEEGEIAADMPFELVERLHPELTLSWASSVMYAKPRQHEDDLRLASCPELSESWRTNLETRANRGKSPSDAKRLFGT; via the coding sequence ATGTCCCCACGAATTGAATCCATTCAGATCGGCCGCCCCCAACAATTCGACGGCGAGGGTGAGTCCGCCAAACCGTGGACCTCGGCCATCATCAAAATGAACGTCCTAGGTCCGGTATTCGTAAGCCGCACCAATCTTACCGGCGACGAACAGGCTGACTCCAAACATCATGGTGGACCCGACAAAGCCGTTCTGGCGTATGCGGCGAGTCATTATCCCACGTGGAATTCTGAGATCGAGGACGTTGAGTTTCCAGCCGGCGGCTTCGGCGAAAACTTGACCGTCTCGGGGATTGATGAATCGTGCTGCTGCATTGGCGACACATTCCGCGTTGGCCAATGTTTATTGCAGGTCTCGCAACCGCGTCAGCCCTGTTGGAAACTCTCGAAACGCTGGAACGTCCCCAACCTGTCGGTGTTGGTCCAAAAAACAGGGCGAACCGGATGGTACCTCCGCGTCCTGGAAGAAGGCGAGATCGCGGCCGACATGCCGTTTGAACTCGTCGAACGACTGCACCCCGAGTTAACACTCTCCTGGGCCAGTTCGGTCATGTATGCCAAGCCAAGACAGCATGAGGACGACCTGCGATTGGCGAGTTGCCCGGAGCTCTCAGAGTCTTGGAGAACCAATCTGGAAACCCGTGCCAACCGTGGCAAGTCGCCGAGTGATGCAAAACGGTTGTTTGGGACTTAA
- a CDS encoding potassium channel family protein, whose amino-acid sequence MKPLMRRGLANFYYLRRPLFRFSLLLLVAAGLVVVGGLCFHDYYRHQQMSYSEAFYTTYCLIFMEHIYEYPEHWLLRLFYWGLPPLGLAVILDGIVQFSYHLLRRDENSKEWMQAMAKTYNDHVILCGLGRVGFRILEELQLLGEQVIVLEKNADSTNIPYARKRGIPLFVGSGREEGILEELNLAAAKSIILATDDDLANLEMAIDARKLNPDVRIVMRMFDQDLASKIRETFGIDLVFSTSAVAAPLFATASTDRSITNSFYVDGKLLVVAEVDVADNSTLVGRDIRTLRRKHDIYVITCKRAGRSDFYPEGDLKLAVADRITIQTEPAMLKQIHRWNGGEIVQ is encoded by the coding sequence ATGAAACCATTGATGCGTCGCGGTCTGGCAAATTTCTACTATCTGCGGCGGCCGCTGTTTCGCTTTTCGCTGTTACTGCTGGTGGCGGCGGGGCTGGTCGTGGTGGGCGGATTGTGCTTTCACGACTATTATCGCCACCAGCAGATGAGTTATAGCGAGGCGTTTTATACGACGTATTGCTTGATCTTCATGGAGCATATTTACGAGTACCCTGAGCATTGGCTGTTGCGATTGTTTTATTGGGGCTTGCCTCCGCTGGGTTTGGCGGTGATTCTCGACGGCATTGTGCAATTCAGCTACCACCTTCTCCGGCGCGACGAAAACAGTAAGGAGTGGATGCAGGCCATGGCCAAGACTTACAACGATCACGTCATCTTGTGCGGACTGGGACGTGTGGGATTTCGGATCCTGGAAGAACTTCAACTTCTCGGCGAGCAAGTGATCGTGTTGGAGAAAAACGCAGATTCAACCAACATTCCTTATGCTAGAAAACGCGGCATTCCGCTGTTTGTAGGCAGCGGTCGCGAGGAAGGCATTCTGGAAGAATTGAATCTGGCCGCAGCCAAGTCGATTATTCTCGCCACGGACGACGACTTGGCGAATCTGGAAATGGCCATCGATGCCCGAAAGCTCAATCCCGATGTCCGCATTGTGATGCGGATGTTTGACCAAGACCTCGCCTCTAAAATTCGTGAAACCTTTGGCATCGATCTGGTGTTTAGCACCTCGGCGGTGGCGGCCCCGCTGTTTGCCACCGCATCGACGGACCGTTCGATCACCAACTCGTTTTATGTCGACGGCAAACTGCTGGTGGTGGCTGAAGTCGACGTGGCCGACAACTCAACCCTGGTCGGCCGCGACATCCGCACGCTGCGCCGCAAACACGACATCTATGTAATCACTTGCAAACGCGCTGGCCGCTCAGATTTCTATCCCGAAGGCGATCTCAAACTGGCTGTCGCCGACCGCATCACCATTCAAACCGAGCCGGCCATGCTGAAACAGATCCACCGCTGGAACGGCGGCGAAATCGTGCAATGA
- a CDS encoding cupin domain-containing protein: MRNLFADIPAELPDELTETVLNAANVRIERIVSHGQASPAWFWYDQSEHEWVMVLQGAARLLFDGDAAPVELRAGDYLEIPAHRRHRVEWTTPDEQTVWLAVFYSVG, from the coding sequence ATGCGGAATTTGTTTGCGGACATCCCCGCTGAATTGCCTGACGAACTCACCGAAACCGTGCTCAATGCCGCAAACGTCCGTATCGAACGGATCGTCTCCCACGGCCAAGCCAGCCCCGCTTGGTTTTGGTACGATCAATCCGAGCACGAATGGGTCATGGTGTTGCAAGGGGCGGCACGGTTGTTATTCGACGGGGACGCTGCTCCGGTCGAATTGCGTGCGGGCGACTACCTTGAGATTCCCGCGCACCGTCGGCATCGAGTGGAGTGGACCACCCCCGACGAACAGACCGTCTGGCTGGCCGTTTTTTATTCCGTGGGATAG